GACCCTTTCTGTTGGCCCGTTTTGTCTTGCAACTCAACGGTTAACAGAAGTCAGCCGGCCTGTGCTCGTTTGAGTGGTGAGAAATCCAGGCTAGCCCGGAATCCCCCCGCAGCGACGACGTCGTCACGCTGATGATCGTGCCCGGGACGGCCGGCTCGATCCGCCGCTTCCACGTGCCCCGAATCTGGCTGAAGCGCGCGGGCCTCGCGGTTGCCGCGGCCGCCGTCGCGCTGCTCGCGCTCTCGGTCGACTACGTGAGGGTGCGCGTGAGTCTCTCGGAGCTGGAGCGGCTGCGCCGCGAGACGGGCGAGCAGCGTCAGGAGCTGCTCGCCTACGCAGAGAAGATGGAGACGATCTCCTCGCGGCTGGAGAAGATCGACGGCTTCGAGCGCAAGCTTCGCGTGATCACGAATCTGGATCCGGCCGATCCGCTGCCGCTTCCCGGGATCGGCGGCACGGACGGACAGCTCCTGGACGCGGACGAGGTGTCGTGGCTCTCGCGCGCGAAGAGTCACGAGATCATCCGCGAGGGGCTGGAGACGCTGGCGGACGCCGCGGACGCGCAGGAGCAGAGCCTGGAGTCCCTGATCGCGCACCTCGGGGACCAGGCCGTGCGTCTGGTCCACACGCCGTCGATCGCGCCGGCGCGGGGCTGGGTCACGTCCCCGTTCGGCTACCGCACCTCGCCCTACACGGGCGGGCGAGAGTTCCACCCGGGCATCGACATCGCCGGACGAACGGGCACGCCGATCTACGCTTCCGCCGACGGCGAAGTGATCTACGCGACGTCGAAACGCTCGCTCGGAATCGCCGTCAAGCTGCGCCACGGCTACGGCATCGAGGCCGTCTACGGCCACATGCAGGAGCTGTGCGTGAAAGCGGGCGAGAGCGTGAAGCGCGGCCAGCAGATCGGGCTCATGGGCTCGACCGGACGCAGCACCGGTCCCCACGTGCACTACGCGGTTCTGGTGAACGGCAAGACGGTGAATCCGCGCAACTACATCCTCGACTGATTCTGGCCCGGGGACAGGCCCTTCCGTATACTCCGGCCCGCCCCGGGAGACCTCCATTCGCTCGCTCGTCACGCGGATCTTCGGCTCTGCCAATGAACGGCTGATCAAGTCGCTGCGGCCCGCCGTCGCGCGCATCAACGAGCTCGAGGCGAGATACTCGCCGCTCCCGCCGGACCAGCTGCGCTGGCGAGCGACCGAGCTGCGCGAACGCGTAGCCAAGGGCGAGCCGCTCGATTCCGTGATGCCCGAGGCGTTCGCGCTGGTGCGAGAGGCCGCCAAGCGCACGCTGGGCCAGCGCCACTACGACGTGCAGCTGATCGGCGGCATGGTGCTGCACCAGGGCAAGATCGCCGAGATGAAGACCGGCGAGGGCAAGACGCTGGTCGCCACGCTGCCGTCGTTCCTGAATGCCCTCGGCGCCAAGGGCGTGCACGTCGTGACCGTGAACGACTACCTCGCGCGGCGCGACGCGGAGTGGATGGGCGCGGTGCATCGCTCGCTCGGCCTTTCGGTGGGCTGCATCGTCCACGGCATGTCGGACGCGGAGCGGCGCGAGTCCTACGCCGCCGACATCACCTACGGGCAGAACAACGAGTTCGGCTTCGACTACCTGCGCGACAACATGAAGCCGGCGCTGGAGCTCTTCGTCCAGCGCGCCCACAACTACGCGATCGTGGACGAGGTCGATTCGATCCTGATCGACGAGGCCCGCACGCCGCTGATCATCTCGGGTCCGGTCGACGACGACCCCGAAAAGTTCCGCCGCGTCGATCGGATCATCCCGCGCCTGATCGAGAACAAGGAGCATTACACGCTCGACGAGAAGGCGCGTTCGGTGCAGCTGACCGAGGAGGGCGTGGTCGCGGCCGAGCACCTGCTCGGCATCGACAACCTCTATGCGCCCAATCACATGGAGACGCTGCACGTCGTCCAGAACGCGCTGCGCGCGCACATCGTCTACAAGCTCGACGTCGATTACGTGGTGAAGGACGACCAGGTCCTGATCGTCGACGAGTTCACCGGTCGGCTGATGGAGGGCCGCCGCTGGAGCGACGGCCTGCACCAGGCGGTCGAGGCCAAGGAGAAGGTCAAGGTCCAGAACGAGAGCCAGACCTACGCCTCGATCACCTTCCAGAACTACTTCCGCATGTACGGAAAGCTCGCGGGAATGACGGGAACCGCCGACACCGAGGCGCAGGAGTTCGCGAGCATCTACAAGCTCGACGTGGTCGTCGTTCCCACGCACCGGCCGATGGTGCGCAAGGACCACGAGGACGTCGTCTACCGCACGAAGGCCGAGAAGTGGAAGGCCGTGATCGACGACATCGAGGCCTGCCACGGGCGCGGCCAGCCGGTGCTGGTCGGCACGATCGCGATCGAGACCAGCGAGCTGGTCTCCGCGAAGCTCAAGAATCGCGGCATCCGCCACAACGTTCTGAACGCCAAGCAGCACCAGCGCGAGGCCGAGATCGTGGCGCAGGCGGGACGCCTGGGCGCGGTCACGATCTCGACCAACATGGCCGGCCGAGGCACCGACATCGTGCTCGGCGGCAATCCCGCCATGATGATGCGCGCGCGCGGGCTCGACCCGGACGCGCCCGAGAACAAGGACGAGTTCGAGAAGCTCGACCGCGCCTGTCGCGAGGAGCGCGAGAAGGTGCTCGCCGCGGGCGGTCTGCACGTGCTCGGCACCGAGCGGCACGAGTCGCGGCGCATCGACAACCAGCTTCGCGGTCGCTCCGGACGCCAGGGCGATCCGGGCTCTTCCCGCTTCTTTCTCTCGCTCGAGGACGACCTGCTGCGGATCTTCGGCGCGGACCGGATCGCGGGGCTGATGAAGCGTCTGGGCATGGAGGAAGGCGAGGCGATCGAGGCGCGCATGCTCTCCGGCGCGATCGAGCGCGCGCAGCGCAAGGTCGAGGTTCGCAACTTCGACACCCGCAAGCACCTGCTCGAGTACGACGACGTGATGAACAAGCAGCGCTCGAGCATCTACCAGTGGCGAAACACGATCCTCGCCAGCCAGGACATGCGCGCGCAGTACCAGGAGCTTTCGAGCGAGCTCGCCGCGCAGATCGTCGCGGCCACGTTCCCACCCAAGTCCGAGCCCGACGCGGAGGGGTTCGTGCGCGAGGTACAGGCGCAGTTCGCGATCGCGGTCGACCCGGGGGCCGCCGAGCTGCAAGGCGGCGGGAACCGCGAACGCGCGCTCGAGCTCCTGCTCCAACGGGTCGAGGCGAAGCTCGACGAGAAGGTCGGGATGTTCGCGGAGATCCAGCGCAAGTACGCCGATTTCCGGCCCCCGAGCTTCGACGGCATCGCGCGAGGAATCCTGCTGCAGACGCTCGACCAGAGCTGGAAGGACCACCTGCTCACGATGGACCACCTGAAGGAGGGCGTCGGCCTGCAGGGCTACGCGGGAAAGGATCCCAAGCGCGTGTACCAGACGGAGGGCTTCGAGCTCTTCCGAGCGATGTTCGATCGGATCGGCGCGCGCGCGACCGAGCAGCTGTTCCGGGTCGCGATCGAGGAGCCTTCGCCCGAGCGGATCGTCGAGCTTCGCGCCGCCGAAGAGGCGCGCCGCACCGCGCAGACGCGCCGGCTGCAGGAGGTTCACGCGGGCTCCCCGTCGGAGGCGCCCGCGGCGCCGACCGGCACGGTGACGCGCGAGGGGCCGAAGGTGGGCCGGAACGACCCGTGCCCGTGCGGCTCGGGCAAGAAGTTCAAGAAGTGTCACGGGGTGGCGGGCTAGCGTGGCGGTCGAAGTTCCGGGCTTTCTCGCCGCGGGGATCGCCTGCGGGATCAAGCCCAGCGGCAAGGCGGATCTCGCGCTGATCGTCTCGGACCGGCCCGCCGCGGCGGCCGCAGTCTTCACGACCAACCGCTTTCCCGGCGCTCCGGTCGTG
This region of Deltaproteobacteria bacterium genomic DNA includes:
- a CDS encoding M23 family metallopeptidase, with translation MIVPGTAGSIRRFHVPRIWLKRAGLAVAAAAVALLALSVDYVRVRVSLSELERLRRETGEQRQELLAYAEKMETISSRLEKIDGFERKLRVITNLDPADPLPLPGIGGTDGQLLDADEVSWLSRAKSHEIIREGLETLADAADAQEQSLESLIAHLGDQAVRLVHTPSIAPARGWVTSPFGYRTSPYTGGREFHPGIDIAGRTGTPIYASADGEVIYATSKRSLGIAVKLRHGYGIEAVYGHMQELCVKAGESVKRGQQIGLMGSTGRSTGPHVHYAVLVNGKTVNPRNYILD
- the secA gene encoding preprotein translocase subunit SecA translates to MRSLVTRIFGSANERLIKSLRPAVARINELEARYSPLPPDQLRWRATELRERVAKGEPLDSVMPEAFALVREAAKRTLGQRHYDVQLIGGMVLHQGKIAEMKTGEGKTLVATLPSFLNALGAKGVHVVTVNDYLARRDAEWMGAVHRSLGLSVGCIVHGMSDAERRESYAADITYGQNNEFGFDYLRDNMKPALELFVQRAHNYAIVDEVDSILIDEARTPLIISGPVDDDPEKFRRVDRIIPRLIENKEHYTLDEKARSVQLTEEGVVAAEHLLGIDNLYAPNHMETLHVVQNALRAHIVYKLDVDYVVKDDQVLIVDEFTGRLMEGRRWSDGLHQAVEAKEKVKVQNESQTYASITFQNYFRMYGKLAGMTGTADTEAQEFASIYKLDVVVVPTHRPMVRKDHEDVVYRTKAEKWKAVIDDIEACHGRGQPVLVGTIAIETSELVSAKLKNRGIRHNVLNAKQHQREAEIVAQAGRLGAVTISTNMAGRGTDIVLGGNPAMMMRARGLDPDAPENKDEFEKLDRACREEREKVLAAGGLHVLGTERHESRRIDNQLRGRSGRQGDPGSSRFFLSLEDDLLRIFGADRIAGLMKRLGMEEGEAIEARMLSGAIERAQRKVEVRNFDTRKHLLEYDDVMNKQRSSIYQWRNTILASQDMRAQYQELSSELAAQIVAATFPPKSEPDAEGFVREVQAQFAIAVDPGAAELQGGGNRERALELLLQRVEAKLDEKVGMFAEIQRKYADFRPPSFDGIARGILLQTLDQSWKDHLLTMDHLKEGVGLQGYAGKDPKRVYQTEGFELFRAMFDRIGARATEQLFRVAIEEPSPERIVELRAAEEARRTAQTRRLQEVHAGSPSEAPAAPTGTVTREGPKVGRNDPCPCGSGKKFKKCHGVAG